TATCAAATAATCCTCAAATACAGCTTCCTCTGATATTGTTTTTTCTTGATGGAGTTAACAAAAGGAGGATGCTTTCTGGGGCAACCAACTAGTCCTCTATGTTTGTCCAGGACTTTCCTGCTTTCAAAATGAAACATCCCACTTCCAGGAAACTCCTTCAGTCCTGGGCAAATTGAACTTGGTCATGGTTTGTGAGAAGCTGGGCTTTGAAACCTGTAAAGTTTCATATATGGAATTGTGCATGCTACTGTCAACAGTGTTATCATCACCTTGGGTGGCAATGGTCTGACCTAGGAGTACCATAACAAAGCATCCACTGTGACATgggcagacccaggtttgagtccCAGCTGTACCATCTTGGTGGacaatatttaacttataagaaCCCCAGTTGTGAAATGAGCCTAAATAAGCCTATTTCACATCATTCCGGGACTGAAGTTAAGAAGATGGACTAAGGCTTCTTGAACTATCAGTGGGTGTGGGGATTGTTACTGTCTTTGGGTGGTGGCATAGAATGattctgaaagtcactcaggGTAGAGTGAGCTGTGAGTGGATTGTCCAGGCATCATGTAGGGGTCCTGAGCACTGTTATTACAGCTATAACGTCTTGGCCTCTGCAGGGGCTTGGGGATCACTAATCTACACTGACTCTAGGCTAGACTCTCTAGAGGGTCATGAATATTAAGTCCTCCTCATGATGGATAAGAGAGCCAGATTGTatttgagtgaaagttgctcagttgggtccaactctttgcaaccctatggactatatcctggcagttcctctgtccatggaattctccaggccagaatactggagtgggtagctgttctcttctccaggggtcttaCCAAcctaggtattgaacccaggtctctcacattgcaggcagatattttattgtctgagccaccagggaagtatttgGCTAAGAGTAAGGAAGGGGCAATAAGGAATAGGggaggagatgtgtgtgtgtgtgcgtgtgtgtgtgtgtgtgtgttgaccaATGTCTCCCACCTCTACCACTCAGGTCTTACCTGGAAATTCTGACCATCCTCAGATCTCGTCACCATCACCAGGTGTTGGGTCTGCTTTACTTGTTTGGTTTGCCTACCTGTCTTCTCCTACAGAGGACTGGCTAggacctcagttttcttcatTCCCTGTAACAGCAGCATAGACTAAAGACCCAGGGCTGGAGCAGTCTGTCCTCAGGCACAGGGGCTAGGCAGAGCTGTGGGCTTTTCATATGGAGTATCTCCTGGGACTCACTCCCTGATCTCTTAGTTAGAGACAAGATGGGGCAAAAGTCCAGCCTCTCAGCTGTCCCCTTGGGGCCCTGGACTCCCGAGTCTTGGCAGTGTCAGACTGACCAGGCCTGGGAATACTGATAGCACTTTACCTGATGCCCTTCCCCTGGGCACAGAAGGGAGAGGACTGCATTGCTGCAAACCCTAACCTACTGTGGAGTTCACACGCTCTAACCCAAATCCTTATAAAGAACACCTATCATGTcccagaaaataaacaataacaaatgaaacTGAAGAGATTTGATGAAGTGTGGGCCACACAATCATTGTCTTTAAATTTCTACAGTTCAATACATAGAACAGGTTGTTCCCTGTGACTCCAAAGGGTAGAGATAAAGCTCATTTGTAAAAATCTGCTAAGTAATAGAGACACTTCTGTATACaggattttctttatatttttaaaattgtgaaatacATCATATATGAAAAAGAGTTTATAAACTATATAGGAATAGTTTTCTTATAGTTTTGCTATgctagagtagaaaatggcaacctgctccagtgtccttgactggaaaattccatggacagaggagcttggtgggctatagtccatgggatggcaaagagtcagacagaactgaatgtacgcacacaaacacacacacacacacatagcagcAACTCTGTGCATATGCATGAATTGTGTATTGTTTCCCTATTTTTGTCTTTCACATGACTGGAATCATTttgcttctttcacttctttctttctgaactGTTTATATTAGTACTTTCTCATTTATATTAGTGCTTGTAGCtacagttcattctttttttttagattgaagtaaagttgatttataatgtgttaatttctgctgtacagcacagtgattcagtcgAATTTTAGAACTGCAGCTAAGGGAGTGTGGACTCTAATTCTATTGTGTGATTGTACTATATTATCcattttgatctttttttcttttttttggccaagccatgtgacatgtggaatcttagttaccagaacagggatcaaacatgtgcctcctgcagtggaagcacggagtcttaaccactggacaccagggaagtccctccactcCAATCttaatggacatttgagtttgttGAGTTTTTGGCATTTCTCCCCAAAAGGTTCTTCATCTAAAATAGAACTCctctttttatcattaaaaaatgagggaaaaaatgacattttctgttgttcactttttcttaaaaaacttttCTGCAGGGAAATTGGAAAAACTTTCAGACTATCATCCTCTAAAGAGAACAACTCCACAAAAATAATCATTTACCATTCCTTTGTTCTACTACTGATATTTTAGTGACAGCCTAACCTTTATTATTTTAGCAGAAAAGGCTAGAGAACTGGAATTTTCCTCCTTGTTTCTTTCGTATTAAGTTTTTAGATTGTTTCATAGGTGAGACAGGAAAAGCACAATAAATGAGGTCAGAACATCAATTTATTCCATTTGGAATGTCTGCACTCACGAATTCTTATACAATCTCCTGGTGTGCCTGTTCAACTTTCCATAGGGTATCTACTTATAGATACAAGCAGAAATGTTTGCAAGGTATTGGTTAATGCCTTAGTTTGGGTCCTCTGAGAAGCAGATGCCAAGGTGGGATTTGGCGTgtgaaatatttgttgagaagGTGGCAGGGGAAATCAGAGAGAGCTTTGAAGCCTTGAGACCTGTGGAAGAAAAGAGAGGATAAAAAAGGATGGGATAGGAAGAGTCTCAGACTGCAGCAAAGTGCCAGGACGGTTTTGACTAGGCCAGTGCAGGGTTGAGTGGTGGGGAGGGTGTCCTAGAATCAAAATTATCCACCAGAAGAGCCCTGTAATTCTTGGAGATAAGCCTGCCTTCGTACCCCTGGCATGCTTAATCATTGGCTAGGAGAAGCCTGTATAAGCATGGCTTGTGCTGTTTACTGAAAAAAGGAAGAAGCACAACccaaaagttgagaattatgctTATTTGGaagaaatgtgtatgtgtgtgctcagtcgctcagctgtgtccttttctttgcgaccctgtggactgtaacccaccaggctcctctgtctgtggaattttctggacaaaatactggagtgggttgccatttccttctccaagagattttcctgacctaggggttgaacccacatctcttgcatctcctgtattggcagatggattcttcaccactagctaGGGTACTGAGAACTTAAGCCTGGGAGGCATCCTCTTAggtagctctgagggactgtttCAAAGAGATAAGAGAAGATCTGTGAGTTGGCCTGTGTAACTAACATTTAAAACACCTGACTCAGGAAGTTTCTCCTTGCTTTCCATCAGGACACGTATTGCCCAGTCCTGGTCATGTCCTGTCACATAAGAGCTTGAgactatgaaagaaaaagaaggaaactgtgTGTGTAGTAGAGTGGGTCATCAATACTCATGCCTTACTTGTTTTTACCAAAAGTATAATAATCTTGTATTGCCGGTGTCTCCTTTCCCTTACTGAGCTGTGCTTAATTTTGAAGACAGCAGCTACCATTGATTTATCCTtgcaatattttcatattttgccattttgcaacTGAATATAATTCCTAGCACAGAGCAGGTGtttcataaattctttttttaaagtatttatttatttatatttggctgcacaaggtcttagttatggcatgtgggatctagttctctgaccagggatcgaacctgggtcccctgctttgggggttcagagtcttggccactgttGACCACAAGGTAAGCCCCTGTTTCATAAGTttgtattgaatgaatgaatgctgagGTGTACCTCTAGAAGTTATGCTAATCGGTCTTCCTCATCAGTTTTTTCATAGCCTGTTTCATGTCCTTGTTCCTAAGGCTATAGATAAAAGGGTTCAGCATGGGGATAACTACTGTATAGATGACAGTGATCACACGGTCCTTCGTCACTGAGTAGGTGGATGAGGGGCGGATGTACACAGATATTACAGTTCCATAGAATAATGCCACAACTGTGAGGTGGGACCCACAGGTGGAGAAGACCTTGTACCTGCCTCTCCTGGAAGGGACTCTAAGAACAGCATGGGTGATATAGACATAAGAGACAGTAATGAAAATGAAGGGACTCATGATCACCAAGGAGCCCTCTGTGAAGGCCAAAAGCTCATTGACAGAGGTGTCAGAGCAGGAGAGTGTCAGCAGAGGCTGGACGTCACAGAAGAAGTGGTGGATGGTGTTGGGCCCACAGAAGGAGAGGTGGGCCATAACGATGGTGTGGGTGAGGGAGTGGAGGTGGGACACCAGCCAGGACGCTGTCACGAGCTGGAAGCAGCGTCTGGGGTTCATGGCGGTGGTGTAACGTAGTGGGTGGCAGATGGCCACGTAGCGGTCCAAGGCCATGGCAGCCAGGAGGAAGCTGTCAGTGGTCCCAAAGGCCACAAAGAAATACATCTGGGCCAGACACTGGGCGAAGAGGATGGCCTTTCTCTGAGTCAGCATGTTCACTAATATTTGTGGCACGATGACAGTCGTAAAGCAGATGTCCACCAGGGACaagttggagaggaagaagtacatggcgGTGTGGAGGTGGGCATCCCCCTGGATGGCTGCCATGATGACCGAGTTGCCTCCCATATTGACCAGGTACATGGCCAGGAAGCTGGCAAAGAGCCACACCTGCTGTTTGGGGTCACTGGTCAGTCCCAGAAGGAGGAATTCAGTGATGTGGCTCTGGTTTTCCCTCATCATTGATCTcctgcaaataaaaaatataaaagaatattagGTGTGTGTTGTGTGGCTTGGGGTCTTCAGTCTGGTAGAGGAGATGTTGCATAATTTATCCCAGCTTGTGCACCCCATGAAGGGAGTCATTCATGTAGACCACCATATATGATATAACTTTATATGGTTGGTCTTGACACACCTTGATTTCAATTCCAACTTTGTGTCTGACTTGTCTTGAATAGGATGCTTCAATTCCTGTTCCTTGTCCAAAAGATAAAACTTGTAATATCTATCTTCTTTGGGTAAATGGTAAAGGTCTAAAAAAAAGTGTTCAGAAAGAATCAGTTTGCTTGATTTCCAAAGCTGTTTCTAAGATATCATTTTGCTATGTCTGCCCTCAGTTATTAATCAGTATGCTAATCTTCAGCTGCTTCCTGGCCAGATGATTCTGGTGATGGACACCCAGTTTCATCAGTGTGGGGATCTGTTGAGGGTGAATGGCAAATTGGAGAAATGTTTCTGGCAGAGGGAGCCTATTTAACCAACATTGAATTTGGTGATTTAGGCAGGTGGATGGAcgtcaaagaagaaatagaggaactaAGAGGCAAGTGCTCTTATAGGCAAGAAGCATCCGAAGGGTGGTAGTGTGGGCCACGGAAATGTGAGGAGATGCAGCATTCTGGCAAAAAAACAGTGACCTGATTAGGAAGGTGCTGAGCCTCAGGAATAGGTTGTTTCTGTCCCCCGAAAACAAGAACAGGGGACACTGAGCCAAGGCTCCAGTCTGGCAGGAATCGATGCCCTAGTTGTCTATCTACCAGGTTGGAACTCAGTTAAAAGGGAGCAAGACCAGAACTGATTGGGACATAGAGTTTGAAGCAGCCAGCAGCCATCCGGATCGATACTGGGACCACTGAGTTACAGAGCATGCACTCCCTGTGTCCACCCTTCCTAGGGACAGGATTATCTTCAGAGAAAACAGCAGAACAGAAAGCCTACAAGTGGTACTCAAATACTCCCAGAAAAAGGTGTGTGGGGGGGTAGAGTTAGAGATGCAGATTTTGAATTAGAGGAAGTCCACatcctgtgggcttcccaggtggtgctagtggtaaggaacctgcccgtcaatgcaggagatgtaagaggcgtTGGTTTGATctttggattgggaaaatcccctggaggagggcgtggcaacccacttcagtattcttgcctggagaatccccatagccagaggagcctgaccgactacagtccgtggggccaccaagagtcggacacgactgaggtgattTAGTGTGCATGCATGGCACGTCCTGTGTGCCTTGTGTCCTCAGAATCTTTCTGATCCTTTTGAAGGGTCAAAAGCAAACAGAAGTACTAATGAtacgtttaaaaaaataaatttatttattttaatttcaccagtccaggtttgatgcatgatactggatgcttggggctggtgcactgagacgacccagagggatggtacggggagggaggagggaggggggttcaggatggggaacatgtgtacacctgtggtggattcatgttgatgtatggcaaaaccaatacgatattgtaaagtaatgatACATTTTTGATGCTTAGTGATCTTGAATAAAAGTCACTGCCCTGCTTAGGAGAACTCAgacttttaatttctcctttaataCCCCAACATGTATGTGCATACAGTAGCATTGTTTTCTGAAgcatttcatttctctctgaGATGCTTAGTGCTTGGTTCAAATTGAAAGGGACCACTAGGACATGGATACCACCTGGAGAGTTTTATGATGAAAGCACTACCAAGGCAGGGTTCACTCACTACCAAGTCTGTTTCACTCCCCATTGTTTTAAGTGACTTGCATAGGACTTGGCTAATTGTAGCTGCATAATGAATCCTGACAGGTTGAACCAGATACATCACCTCTGATCACCCCTTGCAAGATTGTGGGTTTTACACTAGCAACTTGGAGACTAGTCTCCAGGGATCAGGAGAGTCGATGGGAAAATTTGGTAATTTGGGAATTGGTTCTGGTTCAGATGTCTAGGctggtgggtcagaggttaaagcatctgcctggaatacg
This region of Ovis canadensis isolate MfBH-ARS-UI-01 breed Bighorn chromosome 3, ARS-UI_OviCan_v2, whole genome shotgun sequence genomic DNA includes:
- the LOC138438028 gene encoding olfactory receptor 1L6-like, which produces MMRENQSHITEFLLLGLTSDPKQQVWLFASFLAMYLVNMGGNSVIMAAIQGDAHLHTAMYFFLSNLSLVDICFTTVIVPQILVNMLTQRKAILFAQCLAQMYFFVAFGTTDSFLLAAMALDRYVAICHPLRYTTAMNPRRCFQLVTASWLVSHLHSLTHTIVMAHLSFCGPNTIHHFFCDVQPLLTLSCSDTSVNELLAFTEGSLVIMSPFIFITVSYVYITHAVLRVPSRRGRYKVFSTCGSHLTVVALFYGTVISVYIRPSSTYSVTKDRVITVIYTVVIPMLNPFIYSLRNKDMKQAMKKLMRKTD